In the Desulfocurvus vexinensis DSM 17965 genome, one interval contains:
- a CDS encoding tyrosine-type recombinase/integrase, which yields MTNTTASRLRLLSSPEPVPPGRGFDDAFEAFGRRLSAEGRSENTISAYLRDLSYLSKALLPRHPGIVPEEVTSPMIDEALTSPQVTTSAGGGVRSPASMHRFKAAVRSFFAWAERNGIVRENPAGSLTLRRLPRTPPKFLTEAEKRRLLKELRGRASSLAVRDRVIIEVFLGTGIRLQELVDLDIEDVDLDAKHLRVLAKGSVPQVKFLKSTLRSLLRSYLAERRRRGDGECRAMFLSNRGERLCERQVARRLEYWLNAAGIDKKLSPHALRHTFATHLYSRTRDILVVQRALGHRDLSTTQVYTHLVDGALEDALERL from the coding sequence ATGACGAACACGACAGCATCGAGGCTCCGGCTGCTGAGCAGTCCTGAACCCGTCCCGCCGGGACGTGGTTTCGATGACGCCTTCGAGGCCTTCGGCAGAAGGCTCTCGGCCGAAGGACGTTCGGAGAACACCATCAGCGCATACCTGCGCGACCTCTCGTACCTGTCAAAGGCGCTCCTCCCGAGGCATCCGGGAATCGTCCCGGAAGAGGTGACCAGCCCCATGATCGACGAGGCGCTGACCTCACCACAGGTAACGACCTCGGCCGGGGGCGGGGTGCGGTCGCCGGCATCCATGCACCGGTTCAAGGCGGCCGTCCGGTCGTTCTTCGCCTGGGCCGAGCGGAACGGAATCGTCCGGGAGAATCCGGCCGGGTCGTTGACCCTTCGCAGGCTTCCCCGGACTCCCCCCAAGTTTCTGACCGAGGCCGAGAAGCGCCGTCTGCTCAAGGAACTTCGCGGCAGGGCATCCTCGCTGGCAGTCCGGGACCGCGTCATCATCGAGGTCTTCCTCGGGACCGGCATCCGGCTGCAGGAGCTCGTCGACCTTGACATCGAGGACGTGGACCTCGACGCCAAGCATCTCCGCGTGCTCGCCAAGGGCTCCGTCCCGCAAGTGAAGTTTCTAAAGTCCACTCTGCGCTCCCTCCTGCGGAGTTACCTGGCCGAGCGCCGACGCCGGGGCGACGGCGAATGCCGGGCGATGTTCCTCTCCAACCGCGGGGAGCGGCTCTGCGAGCGGCAGGTGGCCAGGCGGCTCGAGTATTGGCTCAATGCTGCTGGCATCGACAAGAAACTCAGTCCGCATGCGCTGCGGCATACCTTCGCCACCCACCTCTACAGCCGGACCAGAGATATCCTGGTGGTCCAGCGGGCCCTTGGGCACCGGGACCTGTCGACCACCCAGGTCTACACCCACCTCGTGGACGGCGCGCTGGAAGACGCCCTCGAGCGCCTCTGA
- a CDS encoding helix-turn-helix domain-containing protein, with protein MKRPYANARDVLPSEVLDTVRRHFTGLLWVPSDVGFYEERRKLVLALKGQGVPTREIARLSGVTPRRVRQIVAQSCEESIPTHRDSLR; from the coding sequence ATGAAACGGCCCTACGCCAATGCCAGGGACGTTCTGCCGTCCGAGGTGCTCGACACCGTCCGGCGGCATTTCACCGGTCTCCTCTGGGTGCCGAGTGACGTGGGCTTTTACGAGGAACGCCGCAAGCTCGTGCTGGCGCTCAAGGGACAAGGCGTGCCCACCCGCGAGATCGCCCGGCTTTCCGGCGTGACACCCCGCCGGGTGCGCCAGATCGTGGCTCAGAGCTGCGAGGAATCCATTCCGACGCATCGCGATTCGCTCCGGTAG
- a CDS encoding helix-turn-helix domain-containing protein — protein MTKDGMRGRGASSPVEGGHRPTGTGDEARKPPKRFWAKHKTEAVLRLLRGEDIEILSRELGVTAAALTRWRDQFLAGGAEGLKKRSPK, from the coding sequence ATGACGAAGGATGGAATGAGGGGCAGAGGAGCCTCCTCCCCGGTGGAGGGAGGCCATAGGCCGACCGGAACCGGGGATGAGGCACGCAAGCCGCCCAAGAGGTTCTGGGCCAAGCACAAGACCGAGGCTGTGCTCAGGCTACTGCGTGGTGAGGACATCGAGATTTTGAGCCGTGAACTTGGCGTGACCGCCGCCGCCCTGACCCGCTGGCGGGATCAATTCCTTGCTGGCGGTGCCGAGGGGCTCAAGAAGCGCTCACCCAAGGA